The window GCGCATCGCGGAGCGACTCCGCGCCGCCATCCATGAACTGGCCGAGCCGCACCCGACGCCACCGGGCGGGATCATCACCGTCAGCATCGGGGTCGCGGCGACCACGCCAGCGTCCGACGACGACGTGAAAGCGTTCGTCGACCTCGCCGACAACGCTCTGTACCAGGCCAAGGATGGCGGGCGCAACCGGGTGGAAACGGCACTTCCTGGCCCCGCAGCCCGGTAGGACACACAAAGTCGCGGGGCCCCGGTGATCGTCTCCCGGGCAGCCCCCGCGACCCGCGGGGCATTGCGCGGCGACAAAGAAGACGGCCGTGCTGGCGCGGTACGGGGGGATCCGCGCCAGCACGGCCGGCAGTGCCACCATCATGCCGGAAGCTCGGCCGAATGTCGATACCTTCAACATTTTTGCCGCCAAGCAAGCCCGAGGGCGTAGTCAGCCGGGCCACGCCCGCGGCGCCCGGGCGCAGCTAGCCGACGGCCTGGATGATGGGCTCGATGGCGGGCTCGGGGACCATCTCGAGGGCTGGCGGCGAGGACGGGAACGGGCGGCGGGGCTCGCGGACACCGGCCGAGCCGTCGCCGCGGCCACCGATCCACAGGCGTATCGGCGTGCCGGACGCGACCCTGGCGCCAGCCTCCGGGGCCTGGCCGGTGACGAGCGCGCCGGAGTCCGGCTCGACCTCGACCAGCCCGATGCCAGGCTCCGTCGACAGGCCCACGGCGACGGAGGGGAAGCTCCAGCCCGCCAGCACCGAACGGGCGTCCTCCCACGTCCGGCCGACCACGTTGGGCACCACGATCGTCTTGCCCGACCGACGCCGTGACCTGCGACTGGAGCCGCCCGCCTCGTCCTCGCCGGCGCCGGCGGTCGAGGCCGGCTCGGCTCCCGCCGCGGGCGGGGCCTCGGTCGCGTCCATGTCCGTCATGATCTGCCGGGCAAGGTCGCGCGCCAGCCCGATCTGATCCGCGACCGCGGCGTCGATGGGCCCCGGGAGCCCGGCGGGGTCCACGGCCGGTTCTGGGGCCGGCTCGGAGGTGAGGGGCGGGAGGTTCTCGTCGAGGTCACGCCAGCGCTCCCAGGCCGACTGCCGGGTGACGCCGAGCCGGGTGGCGATCTCCGCCCACGACTTGCGGTGGAAGCGGGCGGCGCGGACCGCCTCCAGCTCGGTCTGGTCCAGCAGCCGCCGCAGGGTGCCGATGTCGGTCAGCGCGCCGAGCGCCGCCTCCCCGTGGTCGGTGCTCCCGGGGCGGCCGAACACGCGGTCGCGCCAGGTGTCCAGCCGCTCCCACGCCCGGCGGCCCTCGTGCCACGGACCGCTCCTACCCTTGGCCATGCATGTCAGGATAGCCTGACAATCGCGACCTGGGTAGGGGTTCAGGGGTCGAGCGCGGGGCCGCCGCCATACGGGCGCGTCAGAATCTCCATGCCGTGGCCGGAGGGATCCAGGAAGTACAGGCCGCGGCCGCCGTCGTTGTGGTTGATCTGATTCCGCAGCCGTCCGTGCGGGTCGGCGTAGTAGACGACCCCGGCTCGCTGGATTCGCGCGAAGGCCGCGTCGAACTCCGGCTCCGACACCTGGAAGGCGTAGTGCTGGGTGGTGATGTTCTCCGCCGGAGCCGTCGCGAAGTCCAGCGTGACGCCGTTGCTGGTGGCGACCGGGATGAACGGGCCCCATTCCGGGCCTACCTCGAGGCCGAGGATGCCGGCGAGGAACTCGGCGGACTCCCGGTTGTCTCGGGAATGCACGATCGTGTGGTTCAGGAGGACAGGCATGCGCAGGTCTCCGTGGGCGTTCCGGCGCCTCCATGCCTCACCCGGCCGGTGACCGGCACGCGGCGCCAGAATCGAGCCTATGCGCGACCGGGCCCGCGCACCCGCGGCACGGCGGAGCGTTCGGCGCGGGTAGGGTAGCCTGCGGCGCGGGACGAGTCGTCCGCTCTCGGGCGGCTTGCCCGGTCCTGGTCGGACCCGTGTTTGGTTGGACTCGGTGCTGGTCGGAATGGTGGCCCATGACATCTTCCGTTGGGCGCCTGCGTGCCCCGGGGCCCCGAGATCCCACGACGATCGGTCCATACCGAGTCCGCGCCCTGATCGGCGAGGGCGGCATGGGCCGGGTCTACCTCGCGAGCTCACCCGCCGGCCGGCTCGCGGCGGTCAAGGTGATCAGCCCGGCCGTCGCCGGTGACCCCGTGTTCCGGGAGCGGTTCCGCCGGGAGGTCGCGGCGGCGCGCAGGATCGCCGGCGCGTTCACCGCGCCCGTGGCGGACGCCGACCCGGACGGCCGACAGCCCTGGCTCGCCACCCAGTACGTGCCCGGGCCTTCGCTGCGCGACGCCGTCGAGGTGCTCGGCCCGCTGGAGCTGGAGACCTGCTTCATGCTGGGCGCCCGCATGCTTGAGGCACTCATGGCCGTCCACCGGGACGGCCTCGCCCACCGGGACCTGAAGCCCAGCAATGTCCTGCTCGCCGCCGACGGCCCGCGGCTCATCGACTTCGGGATCGCCCGGGCCGCCGACCAGACGACGCTCACCCGCACCGGCGAGGTGTTCGGCACCGCCGCCTACATGTCGCCCGAGCAGGCGATGGGCGACGAGGTCGGCCCCGCCTGCGACGTGTTCGCGTTCGCGCTCGTCCTGATCTTCGCGTCCACCGGCCGCGATCCGTACGGGTCCGGCGACCCGGCGGCATTGCTGTTCCGGATCGTGCACGACCTGCCGGACCTGCGCGACGTGCCCGCGGCGCTGCGGGAACGCCTGCGGCCCTGCCTGGCCAAGGATCCGGCGGTCCGCCCGGCCCCGGCCACGCTGCTGAAGCTGTTCGCCGCCGATCTCGGCCCGTCGCCGGCCTGGCCGCCCGGGGTGGCCCGGCTGATCCGGGAGCGGGAGGCCGAGATCGCGGCCTGGCTGCCGGCCGCGCCCCGCTCCCCCGCGCCCGCCGGCGCGGCAAGGCCCGCGCTCCCGCCCGCACCCGCCTCCCAGCCCGACGCGGCCCCGGGACCGGGACCACGACCTCCGGTTCCGCCCGGCCCGGCACCGCTCAAGCCGACCCGGCGTGAATCGCCACCGCCGGGCGCGGCGGAGCGGCAGGTCGCGGTCCGCCCGGTGCCGGCACTGCCAGCGCCACCAGCCCCGCGGGCACTGCCGGCACCCCAGCTACCACGTGCACCCCAGCTACCGCAGGCACCGCAGGCACCGGCCAGGCTGGCGCCGTCAGCCGGACCGGCTGTCCTCGTGGGGCCGGGCGCCCAGCGCCCGCCGGTACCGGCGCCGGGTTACCCGCCAGTCGCGCCGACGAGGGTCGCCCTGTCCGAGAACGGCTCGGACGAATCCTGCGTCTTCACCGGCAGACGGTGGCCCAACGTGGTCGCCGGAGTCTCGGCACTCCTGGCCGTCGTGCTCGCGCTGATCACGGTTCTGGTCTGCCTCGGCACCCTGGGCAGCAAGGACCCCGCCGTCGGGGCCGGGGCCAGGCTGGTCGGCACGATCCTCGGCGCGGGTGCCCTGTTCTTCGCCGTCACAAGCCTGCGGCGCGCGGTGTGGCGGCTTCACCTGGCGTTCCGTCCACCCTGCCTCTCCGTCACGCCGGGCGGCATCCAGGCGCGGGCGGGCGGGCGCCACTACGACATCCCGTGGTCGCAGGCACGCGGCGCCCGGGTCATCCGCCTGGGCCAGCGCGAGGTGGTCGCGGTCTGGCCGACGCCGGAGTGGGCGCTGCGCACACCCCACGTCGACCGCCCCGCCCGGTGGATCCCGCGCAACCGCAGCCTGTGCATCTGGCGAAGCCCGGCGATGAACTGCGACCTGCTCCTCGACGTCCGCCTGCTCTACCCGGCCACCGCCCAACGCCTGACCACAGCCATCGCCGTCCTGGCCAGCCGCTACGCCCCCCACCGCTAGGCCGTCCCGGGCCTCCAGGCCCGCCCCGAGGCCGCCTGACCTGGGCCGGCGGTCCGATCATTCGCTGTCCGGTACGCGACCCGAGCCGGGAAGGCTCGGGGAAGAGGCGCGAGCGACAGTGGGCGGCATGGATCGACTGCGTATTGCTGACCTTGGGACCGTCCTGTCGGTGTGGGCGCATCCCGATGACGAGACCTATCTGGCGGGCGGGCTGATGGCCGCCGCCGCGGCGAACGGCCAACGGGTGGTGTGCGTCGCCCTGACCGCTGGCGAGCACGGCACCGACGACCCCGCGACCTGGCCACCGGAGCGCCTCGGCGCGGTGCGCCGGCTCGAGGCGGACGCCGCGATGGCCGTGCTCGGAGTCCGGGAGCACCGGATCGTCGGGATGCCCGACGGCGGGCTGGCGGGCTGGGGCCCGGTCGGGGCGCGGCTGGTCGCCCAGGTGATCGACGAGGTGCGTCCCGACACCGTCGTGACCTTTGGACCGGACGGGACGACCTTCCACCCCGACCATGTCGCCGTGCATCGCTGGGTACGCCACGCCTGGGAGGAGAGCGGTCGTGGTTTCCGACTGCTGGAGGCGGCGTGGACGACGGAGGCACTCGAACGCTTCGCGGACCTGCACGACGAGTTTCGGGTGTTCATGACCGACGGCCGCCCGGCCGGAGTGCCCGCGGAGGCGCTGTCCGTGCGCGTCGCGCTCGACGGGCCCGAACTCGACCGCAAGGTGGCGGCACTGCGGGCGATGGCGAGCCAGATCGGACCGACCGTCGACGCGTTCGGCCTGGCCCGGTTCACCGACTGGGTGGCCGAGGAACGCTTCGTAGACGTGGCCGTCACCGCCGACGAACCGGCCATGGCGTCGGCGTCGGCGGGCAGCGAGGCGCCGGCGGAACCGGAACTGGCAGCGGTCGGCTAGGGATAGCCGGATGGTTGGACGGCGGTCAGGAGGGCGGCAGCGTAGGAGAAGCGGGCGCTTTCCGGGGAGCAGACGAGGATCTTGTCGCCGGAGGTGAGCCGGCCGGACCTGACCAGCTCGTCGAGCATCAGGTAGACCGACGCCGAACCGACGTTGCCGACCCGGTCGAGGTTGGTGAACCAGGCGTCCGCGGCAATGCCGATGCCGGCCGCCGAGAGGCCTTCCCGGATCTTTTCCGCGAAGAAGGCCGACGACAGGTGCGGCAGAAACCAGGTGACGGCGGCCGGGTCGAAGGCCCCCCGGTCGACGAGACCGGTGACGAATTCCACGGCCTTCGGGACAATGTGGCGTTCGAGCAGCTTCACGTCCTGCCGGATCGCGAATACGCTTTCGGCCATCCACCCCGCCGGGTCGAGGTCGTGGTAGCCGATCAGTGTCGATCCTGACTTCACCCCGCCGGCGTACATGCAGGGCTCCAGCTCGCCGGCGAAGGAGACCATCTCGACCCACTCGACCTTCAGAGAGGTCCTCGCGGGATCCGGTGCCGGCTCCATCAGGACGGCGCCCGCACCGTCGCTGAGCATCCAGCGCAGGAAGTCCTTCTCGAAGGCGAGGTAGCCGTTCTTCCGAACCTCCTGAATCCTCTCCAGCTCGGCCGCGAACTTGTCCGCCGTCAGCTGCGCCGAGATGCGCTCGGACCCGGTCGCGACCGCGTTGGTCGCGCTGCCGGACCCGACCGAGAGAAACGCGGTCTTCAACGACTGCATGCCGGCATTGCACGCGCCGGAGAACGAGTAGGTCTCGACCGGTCCGATACCGAGCTCGCCGTGCACCATCGACGCGTGGCCCGGGAGGATCTGGTCGGGCGAGGTCGTTCCGCAGGCGAGCAGCCGCAGCTTGGCCAGGTCGTCGCCCGGGAGAAGGGCCCGGACCGCCCGGGCCACGAGCGCCGCGTTGGTCAGCCGCTCCCGCCCAGGCCCCAGTGCGTAGTGCCGGCTGGTGATGCCGTTGCGGCCCAGGATGATCCGCCGGATGCGCGACGGCCGTCCGCCGACCATGCCAAGGTAGGCCTCGATGTCGTCGTTGGCCACGGGATCGTGGGGAAGGAAGCTCGCCGTCCGGGTGATGTAGACGTCGTCCACCTGGCTCCGATCAGGGACTCGTCATGCCGTCGCCATACCGGCAAAAGCGCGGGAACGGGCCGAGTGACGGGGAATTGAACGACTCGAAGGATCCGGCGGCCACGAAATACGGCGCCGTCGGCGAACAAAAAGCTAGGTGCGAGCGTCGAGGCGGTCAATCTGGTTGACCACGCCGTGAGCCAGGTCATAACCACTCCGCCGCCCGAAGCCCGGCCCGGGCGGCGACCGGGGTCTTTCCTGAGATGCGGAGCGCCCGCCTCCGGAGAGTGAAAACGATGCGACCACGACGGTCGATCCGTACGCTTCGCATTTGTTCACCAACGCCCGCTGCCCACCAGCGGGCCACATTCACCGTTCGCCACCGGCGCCCGGTGCGGGCGGCCGCCCAGTGCGGCTGGCGAGGCCCAGGCGTCCGGCGGGGTGACTACCGGCGGGGTGGCGGCAGCAGCCCGAGGCGGGCGGTGATGGCGCCCAGCTGGAAGCGGCTGGTCACGCCGTGCTGGACATAGAGGTCGGCGACGTCGCGCCGGACGGTGCGTGGGGTGATCCCGAGGCGGTCGGCGACGGCCTGGTCGGTGTGCCCCTGGGCCAGCAGCGCCAGCACCGCCCCGCGGCGTGCCTGCTCGGAGCCGTCGGCCGGCGGCCGCGGACCGTTCAGCGGCTGCGCGTCCTTGTGCACCCGCTCGACCAGGTCACTGATCACCGCCAGCGGGCCAGGCGCGCGCACCAGCAGCGCACCCTGACCAAGGTCGTCCGGGTCGACGGGCAGGACGGCCTCCCGCCCGTCGACGATCATCACCCGCATCGGCACGAGGGCGCTCTGGCGCACCCAGCCGACCGCCGGCAGCCGCCCACCGCCCAGCGCCCTGGCCGCCGCCACCTGGTCGGGCGTCCACACCGAGGCGACCCGCACCCCCCGGCCGGCCGCCCTCGCCAGTCCCTGCAGCATGTCCACCGCGGCCGGTCGCGGCGGGGTCGGCCCGGACAGCAGGAAGCCGATCTGGGTGGTCGCGTTCTCGACCAGCTCGGCGATCTGCACCCACACCTGGTGCGGGTCGAGGATCGCGGCCACCCCGTCGGCGTTGTCGGGGCGGCGACGGCCGCCGACGTAGTCCGACAGCAGCCGGCTGCGGTACAGCGCGGTCCGCTGCGCGACCAGCGCCGCCTCCCGCGCCTCCAGGGCACGCTCCCGCGTCGCGTGCTCGACATACAGCGCTATGGAGGGGTCCTGCGCCTCCCAGCCCTCGTCGATCTTGCGCAGCAGCCCACGCCCCGCGAGCCGGTCGACCTCGGCCGTCACCTTCTCCACCGGGAGGCCGGCCCGGTCCGCGAGCATCTCGATGGTGGCCCGGTGGTGGCCGGCGGCGGCGCGGAAGACTGCCAGGCCCGTCTCATCCAGCCCGAACAGCGCCTGCTCGTCCCCCGGCACCACGATCCCCCACTCCCCAGCCGTCACGGAAGGGAACCGCCGCCCCCACCCGCCGCACCACAGCCGACGGCGGGCGTAGCGAACTGACGACGCCTGGTCGCACGATGGCGTGGCGGGCAGGTTAACGCAGGAAACGTGGGCGAACGATCCAAATCGGAAGCCATATGCGCTCACCGCGACTGGATGACCGTTTTGCCGTGAATAAACCACTATGCCCCGGGCAGGAAACGTCGACGATCACCCGCGTGACGGCGCCGCGGCGGCGCCCGGGAGGCGCCTCGAGCGTCACGCGCGGGACGCCGCCAGGCGGGCGAAGGCCGCGCCGAGATGAGGGCCGGCGCGGCCACGAGACACGGCCGCGGGCGGCCCGAAGTTGCGCCGCCGCGGCCGCCAATGCCGGTGTCATCTTGCTCACAGGATGGCTTGCGACCCAAGATCGAAACGATACCCAAACGACCAGAATGCCGGAGAAAACCATCGGCGCAGAAGCCGACGGCAATCCCGGCGGCACCAGCGGTAAAGTCCCCACCAAATAGGGGTCTCGACCGCCCCCTCCCAATGTGCTAACGGAAGCCGTCGAACAGTCCGTGCTGAGGACGAGAAACCCCCGATGGCAATGCACCGGAGACCACCTCTCCCCCATTGACGTTCGGCTATCGTGACCAACAGGACCACACGGTGGTATCGATCGGGAGTCGGCGCGTCACCGGCCGCTACCTGAATTCGCGCTGGTAGACCGACTTCGATGCCGCTCCCATGCCGTTGGTCACTCGCACGGGGGGCTGGATGGACGGTGCACGAAGCACCGATGAACTAGGGCACCTTCTTGGCATCGTCGCCGCCTACGCCACCGACTATCTGACCCGCACGGCGCACGACCCGGTCGCTATCCGCGCCACTACCGCGCAGTTGCGCGAGTGGTTTGGTGGGGAGCTGCCGGCCGCCGGCGCGGATCCGGCCCAGCTCCTGCATTCCTTCATCGCGGCCGCGGAGCCCGGGATCTCACCGTCGACGTCCGGGCGGTTCTTCGGTTTCGTGACGGGTGGCGCGTACCCGGTGGCGGTCGCGACGGAGTGGCTCACCACCGCGTGGGACCAGACTCCGGTGCTGCACACATCCAGCCCGACCGCGTCCGTGGTCGAGGAGACGGTCGCCGGCTGGCTGGTCGGGCTGTTCGGGCTGCCGGCCGCGACCTCCGTCGGGATCACGTCGGGATGCTCGACGGCGAACCTGACCGGCCTGGCCGCCGCCCGTCACCAGGTCCTCGCGGACGCCGGGTGGGACGTCGGGCACCAGGGGCTGTTCGGCGCGCCGACTCCCCGGGTGCTTACGAGCCGGGGCTGCCACGTCACCGTCTCGCGGGCGCTGCGGCTGCTCGGCCTCGGTGGGCAGATCCACCTCGTCGACACCGACGACCAGGGCCGGATGCGTCTCGACCATCTCGCCGACCTGCTCGCCGCGACGACCGGGCCGCTGATCGTCTGCGCCCAGCTGGGCAACGTGGACACCGGGGCGGTCGACGCGCTGGCGGAGATCTGCGCGATGACCCATGCGCACGGCGGCTGGGTCCACGTCGACGCGGCCTTCGGCATGTGGGCCGCGGCGAGCTCGCGCCTGCGCGCCGAGCTGCCCGCCCTCGCCGGGCTCGCGCGGGCGGACTCGTGGGCGACCGACGCGCACAAGTGGCTCAACGTGCCGTACGACTGCGGCGTCGTGCTGTGCGCCCACCCGGAAGCGCACCAGGCCGCCATGCGCGCCCGGGCGGACTATCTGCCGGCCGGGCCGGCCGGGTCGCGGGACCCGGTGGACTACACCCCGGAGATGTCCCGGCGCGCCAGAGCGCTCGTGCTGTGGACGACGCTGCGCCACCTCGGCGCGGACGGGGTGGCCGAGCTGATCGAGCGGTCCTGCCTGCTCGCCCGGCGGATGGCCGGGCGGCTCGCCACCGTCGACGGCGTCACCGTGGCCAACGAGGTCTCGCTGAACCAGGTGCTCGTGCGGTTCACCACGCGCCCCGGCGCGGCGACGGGTGGGACCGGCATCGTGACCGACCCGGCCGCCGACCCGGCCGCCGAGGCGGCGGATGACGCCCACACCGAGGCGGTCGTCGACGCGTTCCAGCGGGGCGGGGTCGGCTGGGCGAGCCCGACCCGCTGGCAGGGACGAACCATGCTGCGGCTGTCGGTGTGCAACTGGCAGACCGACACGGCCGCGGTCGACGCCGCGGTGAGCGCCCTCGTGGATGCCCACCTGCGCCTGCGGTCCCGCCACCAGCCCGACGCCGCGCGGACGCTCGCGCGGCCACCCTCCCAGCCCGGCTCGCCCGACCAGGATCTCGTCACGGAAGGAACGGCATGACGTCGCCGGAGATCGTGCACACCTCGGACCCGGACCTGCCCGCGGTCGTCGAGACGCTGTGCCTCGCCTTCGACACCGACCCGGTGACGGAGTGGAACTTCCCACGGGACCTGGCGAACCGGGCCGCGCTGATCGAGGGCTTCTTCCGGGTCACCGTCGGGATGATCCTCGACCACGGCGGCACCGTCGCGACGACGACGGACCATGTGGCGATCGGGGTCTGGTCGCCACCCGGCGAACCCACGCTCACCGAGGCCGAGGCCGCCGACTACGCGGACGCCCTGTTCAAGGCATGCGGCGAGGGCGGCGAGCGGGCGGCGATCATCATGCAGGCGCTGGACGCCGCCCATCCGGCCGACCTGCCGCCGCATTACCACGTGTTCTTCGCCGGGGTCCGTCCCGGGCACCAGGCGCGCGGCCATGCCCTGGCGGTGACCCGGACCCTGGCCGCGGTCACGAACGCGGCCGGGGCCGGGGTCTACGCGGAGGCGTCCAACCTGCGCAGCCTCGCCCTGTGGGAACGGCTCGGGCTGCGCCGAATCGGCCCGGAGATCACCCTGCCCGACGGCGGCCCGTCGCTCTACCCGATCTGGGGCGACCCCGGCACCTGGTTCACGTAGACCGCGGAGCCCCCGCAGCCCCGATCACTCACTCGGCGGGCCCCGATCGCTAAAGGGAGACGGTCAGCCTGGAGAAGCCGCGCAACGTGAGGTTGGGTCGGAACTCCGGCTCCTCGTCGGTGAGCGCGATGTTCGGGAAGCGCTCGAAGAGCCGCCGGACGGCGGTCTGGGCCTCCATCCGTGCCAGCGCCGCGCCGACGCAGAAGTGGTGCCCCAGACCGAAGCTGAGGTTGCGGTTCACCCTGCGCCGCACGTCGAACGTCTCGGCGTCCTCGAACTCCGAAGGGTCGCGGTTGGCCGCCGCGATCAGCGGCACGACGCCCTCCCCCGGTCGCAGCACCACGTCGCCGAGCCGCATCTCGCTGGTGATGGGCCGCGCCCGCATCATGTGCACCGGCGGGTCGAACCGCAGCACCTCCTCGATCGTCGTGCGGATGAGCGACGGGTCGGCGCGCAGCAGGGCGAGCTGGTCCGGGTGGCGCAGGAGCTGGTAGACCGCGTTGGTGATCAGGTTGGTGGTCGCCTCGAAGCCGGCGATGAGCAGCACGCCGGTGTTCGTGAGCAGCTCGTCCTCGCTGGCGAGCCGGCCGTCCTCGCCCGCCTCGATGAGCCTGGTGATCAGGTCGTCGCCCGGGTCCCGGCGGCGCCGCTCCAGCAGGCCCGCGATGTACCCGCGCATCCGGTGGACGGCGGCGAGGCGCTGGTCGGCGGGAACGCCCGGGTCGACGGAGCGGGCGATCTCGTTGCCTATGTCGATGAACTGTTCCCGGTCCTCCGGCGGGGCACCGAGCATGTCGCAGATGACGAGGATCGGCAGCAGCGAGGCGTACTGGGCGACGACGTCCACGGTCGGGCCGTCGAAGTCGTCCATCAGCTGCTCGACGAGGTCGTTGATCGCCTGGCGGCTGCGCTCGACGCTCGGAGCGGTGAACGCATAGCTGATCAGCCCGCGCAGCCGGGTGTGCTCCGGCGGGTCGGTGTCGAGCAGCGACCTGGTACGCCGGATCGCCTCGAGTTGCTCCGCGCGCTCGCCCGGGTCGGGCGAGAGGGTCTGCTGGACGCTCGGGGACGCCGTCACGTCGTAGCTCAGCGCCGCGCTGCGGAACATCGTGAAGCAGTCGGCGTACCGCGAGAGGTACCAGACCCTGTCGGGCGATCGCCACGCGGGCGCCTGCTCCCGCATCCTCCTGTAGACCGGGTACGGGTCC of the Pseudofrankia saprophytica genome contains:
- a CDS encoding PIG-L deacetylase family protein: MDRLRIADLGTVLSVWAHPDDETYLAGGLMAAAAANGQRVVCVALTAGEHGTDDPATWPPERLGAVRRLEADAAMAVLGVREHRIVGMPDGGLAGWGPVGARLVAQVIDEVRPDTVVTFGPDGTTFHPDHVAVHRWVRHAWEESGRGFRLLEAAWTTEALERFADLHDEFRVFMTDGRPAGVPAEALSVRVALDGPELDRKVAALRAMASQIGPTVDAFGLARFTDWVAEERFVDVAVTADEPAMASASAGSEAPAEPELAAVG
- a CDS encoding pyridoxal phosphate-dependent decarboxylase family protein, with product MDGARSTDELGHLLGIVAAYATDYLTRTAHDPVAIRATTAQLREWFGGELPAAGADPAQLLHSFIAAAEPGISPSTSGRFFGFVTGGAYPVAVATEWLTTAWDQTPVLHTSSPTASVVEETVAGWLVGLFGLPAATSVGITSGCSTANLTGLAAARHQVLADAGWDVGHQGLFGAPTPRVLTSRGCHVTVSRALRLLGLGGQIHLVDTDDQGRMRLDHLADLLAATTGPLIVCAQLGNVDTGAVDALAEICAMTHAHGGWVHVDAAFGMWAAASSRLRAELPALAGLARADSWATDAHKWLNVPYDCGVVLCAHPEAHQAAMRARADYLPAGPAGSRDPVDYTPEMSRRARALVLWTTLRHLGADGVAELIERSCLLARRMAGRLATVDGVTVANEVSLNQVLVRFTTRPGAATGGTGIVTDPAADPAAEAADDAHTEAVVDAFQRGGVGWASPTRWQGRTMLRLSVCNWQTDTAAVDAAVSALVDAHLRLRSRHQPDAARTLARPPSQPGSPDQDLVTEGTA
- a CDS encoding StlD/DarB family beta-ketosynthase; the protein is MDDVYITRTASFLPHDPVANDDIEAYLGMVGGRPSRIRRIILGRNGITSRHYALGPGRERLTNAALVARAVRALLPGDDLAKLRLLACGTTSPDQILPGHASMVHGELGIGPVETYSFSGACNAGMQSLKTAFLSVGSGSATNAVATGSERISAQLTADKFAAELERIQEVRKNGYLAFEKDFLRWMLSDGAGAVLMEPAPDPARTSLKVEWVEMVSFAGELEPCMYAGGVKSGSTLIGYHDLDPAGWMAESVFAIRQDVKLLERHIVPKAVEFVTGLVDRGAFDPAAVTWFLPHLSSAFFAEKIREGLSAAGIGIAADAWFTNLDRVGNVGSASVYLMLDELVRSGRLTSGDKILVCSPESARFSYAAALLTAVQPSGYP
- a CDS encoding cytochrome P450, producing MTTSAEILFDPSSPELRRDPYPVYRRMREQAPAWRSPDRVWYLSRYADCFTMFRSAALSYDVTASPSVQQTLSPDPGERAEQLEAIRRTRSLLDTDPPEHTRLRGLISYAFTAPSVERSRQAINDLVEQLMDDFDGPTVDVVAQYASLLPILVICDMLGAPPEDREQFIDIGNEIARSVDPGVPADQRLAAVHRMRGYIAGLLERRRRDPGDDLITRLIEAGEDGRLASEDELLTNTGVLLIAGFEATTNLITNAVYQLLRHPDQLALLRADPSLIRTTIEEVLRFDPPVHMMRARPITSEMRLGDVVLRPGEGVVPLIAAANRDPSEFEDAETFDVRRRVNRNLSFGLGHHFCVGAALARMEAQTAVRRLFERFPNIALTDEEPEFRPNLTLRGFSRLTVSL
- a CDS encoding serine/threonine-protein kinase encodes the protein MTSSVGRLRAPGPRDPTTIGPYRVRALIGEGGMGRVYLASSPAGRLAAVKVISPAVAGDPVFRERFRREVAAARRIAGAFTAPVADADPDGRQPWLATQYVPGPSLRDAVEVLGPLELETCFMLGARMLEALMAVHRDGLAHRDLKPSNVLLAADGPRLIDFGIARAADQTTLTRTGEVFGTAAYMSPEQAMGDEVGPACDVFAFALVLIFASTGRDPYGSGDPAALLFRIVHDLPDLRDVPAALRERLRPCLAKDPAVRPAPATLLKLFAADLGPSPAWPPGVARLIREREAEIAAWLPAAPRSPAPAGAARPALPPAPASQPDAAPGPGPRPPVPPGPAPLKPTRRESPPPGAAERQVAVRPVPALPAPPAPRALPAPQLPRAPQLPQAPQAPARLAPSAGPAVLVGPGAQRPPVPAPGYPPVAPTRVALSENGSDESCVFTGRRWPNVVAGVSALLAVVLALITVLVCLGTLGSKDPAVGAGARLVGTILGAGALFFAVTSLRRAVWRLHLAFRPPCLSVTPGGIQARAGGRHYDIPWSQARGARVIRLGQREVVAVWPTPEWALRTPHVDRPARWIPRNRSLCIWRSPAMNCDLLLDVRLLYPATAQRLTTAIAVLASRYAPHR
- a CDS encoding PASTA domain-containing protein; the protein is MAKGRSGPWHEGRRAWERLDTWRDRVFGRPGSTDHGEAALGALTDIGTLRRLLDQTELEAVRAARFHRKSWAEIATRLGVTRQSAWERWRDLDENLPPLTSEPAPEPAVDPAGLPGPIDAAVADQIGLARDLARQIMTDMDATEAPPAAGAEPASTAGAGEDEAGGSSRRSRRRSGKTIVVPNVVGRTWEDARSVLAGWSFPSVAVGLSTEPGIGLVEVEPDSGALVTGQAPEAGARVASGTPIRLWIGGRGDGSAGVREPRRPFPSSPPALEMVPEPAIEPIIQAVG
- a CDS encoding helix-turn-helix transcriptional regulator translates to MTAGEWGIVVPGDEQALFGLDETGLAVFRAAAGHHRATIEMLADRAGLPVEKVTAEVDRLAGRGLLRKIDEGWEAQDPSIALYVEHATRERALEAREAALVAQRTALYRSRLLSDYVGGRRRPDNADGVAAILDPHQVWVQIAELVENATTQIGFLLSGPTPPRPAAVDMLQGLARAAGRGVRVASVWTPDQVAAARALGGGRLPAVGWVRQSALVPMRVMIVDGREAVLPVDPDDLGQGALLVRAPGPLAVISDLVERVHKDAQPLNGPRPPADGSEQARRGAVLALLAQGHTDQAVADRLGITPRTVRRDVADLYVQHGVTSRFQLGAITARLGLLPPPRR
- a CDS encoding GNAT family N-acetyltransferase, with the translated sequence MTSPEIVHTSDPDLPAVVETLCLAFDTDPVTEWNFPRDLANRAALIEGFFRVTVGMILDHGGTVATTTDHVAIGVWSPPGEPTLTEAEAADYADALFKACGEGGERAAIIMQALDAAHPADLPPHYHVFFAGVRPGHQARGHALAVTRTLAAVTNAAGAGVYAEASNLRSLALWERLGLRRIGPEITLPDGGPSLYPIWGDPGTWFT
- a CDS encoding VOC family protein; translation: MPVLLNHTIVHSRDNRESAEFLAGILGLEVGPEWGPFIPVATSNGVTLDFATAPAENITTQHYAFQVSEPEFDAAFARIQRAGVVYYADPHGRLRNQINHNDGGRGLYFLDPSGHGMEILTRPYGGGPALDP